One Methanohalophilus mahii DSM 5219 genomic window carries:
- the gatA gene encoding Asp-tRNA(Asn)/Glu-tRNA(Gln) amidotransferase subunit GatA — MLDGLSVIRNKIGSSSAEEVVASYLDRIEKSDINAFTCVAEDAIDQAKKADSLNIEGPLAGVPIAIKDNISTRGLPTTCSSAILNGYVPPYDAHVIERLRKAGAVIIGKSNMDEFGMGTSTETSTYGPTLNPWDTERVAGGSSGGSAAAVAAGQVPVSLGSDTGGSVRCPAAFCGTVGLKPTYGAVSRYGLVSYANSLEQIGPLANRVEDIATLMDVIGTYDNRDSTCVNHDAGYTDALQDDVEGLKIGVPEEYFGEGIDDNVQKLVWDAIGKFEDMGAEYTKVSMPNTPYALAAYYIIAMSEASSNLARFDGTRYGTRSEGENWHMMASKTRQEKFGAEVKRRILIGTYALSAGYHDKYYLKALKVRTLVKQDFERAFEDVDVLMAPTMPTPAFKIGEKMDDPLSLYLSDVNTVPINLAGVPSISVPCGFSEGLPVGLQVIGKYFDEATILKAANAFEKNTDHHTKLAGEVV; from the coding sequence ATGCTGGATGGTTTATCTGTTATAAGAAACAAGATAGGTTCCTCATCAGCCGAGGAAGTTGTTGCCTCCTATCTGGATAGAATAGAGAAAAGTGACATTAACGCCTTCACCTGTGTTGCAGAAGACGCTATTGACCAGGCTAAAAAAGCTGACTCTCTGAACATTGAAGGACCTCTTGCAGGTGTGCCCATTGCAATCAAGGATAATATTTCTACCAGGGGATTACCCACAACCTGCAGTTCTGCCATCCTGAATGGTTATGTGCCACCCTATGATGCTCATGTGATCGAAAGATTGCGAAAGGCAGGTGCGGTGATAATCGGCAAATCCAACATGGATGAGTTTGGTATGGGAACTTCCACTGAAACAAGTACCTATGGTCCAACTCTTAACCCCTGGGATACAGAAAGAGTGGCCGGTGGGTCCTCTGGGGGCAGTGCCGCTGCTGTGGCTGCAGGGCAGGTTCCTGTTTCACTGGGTTCGGATACAGGTGGTTCGGTACGCTGCCCGGCAGCATTCTGTGGGACTGTGGGCCTGAAACCTACTTACGGGGCAGTCTCCAGATACGGCCTTGTATCCTATGCCAATTCCCTGGAACAAATCGGACCTCTGGCAAACCGTGTGGAAGACATCGCAACCCTGATGGACGTTATTGGTACATATGATAACCGGGATTCAACTTGTGTCAACCATGATGCCGGCTATACTGATGCCCTTCAGGACGATGTGGAAGGGTTAAAGATCGGAGTTCCTGAAGAATACTTCGGGGAAGGCATCGATGATAACGTACAGAAACTGGTATGGGATGCCATTGGTAAGTTCGAGGACATGGGAGCTGAGTACACAAAAGTTTCCATGCCAAACACACCCTATGCACTGGCAGCATATTATATCATAGCCATGAGTGAAGCCTCCTCCAACCTTGCCCGTTTTGACGGTACTCGCTATGGCACTCGTTCAGAGGGGGAGAACTGGCATATGATGGCCTCAAAGACCCGGCAGGAAAAGTTTGGTGCAGAGGTAAAAAGGCGTATCCTGATTGGAACCTATGCTCTTTCTGCGGGCTATCACGACAAATATTATCTAAAGGCCCTCAAGGTACGCACCCTTGTAAAACAGGATTTTGAAAGAGCCTTTGAGGATGTGGATGTATTAATGGCACCCACAATGCCCACTCCTGCCTTTAAGATAGGGGAAAAAATGGATGATCCCCTTTCCCTGTATCTTTCGGATGTCAACACTGTCCCGATCAATCTTGCAGGGGTACCTTCCATATCAGTTCCATGTGGCTTTTCCGAAGGTCTGCCTGTAGGACTGCAGGTAATCGGGAAATACTTTGATGAAGCTACTATTCTCAAAGCAGCCAACGCCTTTGAGAAAAATACCGATCATCATACCAAACTGGCCGGAGAGGTGGTATAA
- the gatC gene encoding Asp-tRNA(Asn)/Glu-tRNA(Gln) amidotransferase subunit GatC: protein MITKEQVEHIGWLARVNIDEEDAFEFASELSTVLDYFGQLDEVDTSDVKPTYHVADVINVFREDKPTGSLKQNDVLANAEEVQEGYIKTPKII, encoded by the coding sequence ATGATTACAAAGGAACAGGTAGAACACATCGGTTGGCTTGCAAGGGTCAATATCGATGAGGAGGATGCTTTTGAATTTGCATCGGAACTAAGCACTGTGCTGGATTATTTTGGACAGCTGGATGAGGTGGATACCTCGGATGTCAAACCTACATACCACGTTGCCGATGTCATTAATGTATTCAGGGAAGATAAGCCAACAGGTTCCCTGAAGCAGAATGATGTTCTTGCAAATGCTGAAGAGGTACAGGAAGGTTACATTAAAACTCCAAAGATCATCTGA
- a CDS encoding Coenzyme F420 hydrogenase/dehydrogenase, beta subunit C-terminal domain — MKQDPICKKEIEEDTSFQKEYDGQTYYFCSSECLKTFNEMKKSVIRLKRSLDEKKRVSFGKLNKDVIKPGICTLCGACAASCESIAIEDKRPKIVGPCTSCGVCYNQCPRTMTTEEELVGKLRFAYSAKSLLDRHEGQDGGVVTALLAYGLEEGLIDCAVVTTQSKDQPWKPVAIIAEDRAQVLESSGSMYSHSMTMEQLMQAIQQGMRSIAFVGPSCNIDAVHKMQRSPYGFLHLFMRANVLRLGLFCMDTFSYEGIREFVENHGMRLADIEAMKIRKGKFEFEQAGQISRFSLSEFDEYRSSSCKFCTDMAAENSDISFGGVGTPDGYTTVLARSSIGYEIFNEAVENGFLEARPLEDYEMDRVLNLARMKKVQMYSVNRRSKKT; from the coding sequence ATGAAGCAGGATCCGATTTGTAAAAAAGAGATCGAGGAAGATACTTCTTTCCAGAAGGAATATGATGGTCAGACTTATTATTTTTGTTCAAGTGAATGCCTGAAAACATTTAATGAGATGAAGAAAAGTGTAATACGTCTCAAACGTAGTCTTGACGAAAAAAAACGTGTTTCTTTTGGCAAACTTAACAAAGATGTTATCAAGCCGGGTATATGTACCCTTTGTGGAGCATGTGCTGCATCCTGTGAATCCATAGCAATAGAAGATAAACGTCCCAAGATTGTAGGCCCATGTACGTCCTGTGGTGTGTGTTATAACCAGTGCCCCCGTACTATGACTACAGAAGAGGAACTTGTAGGCAAACTCAGGTTTGCATACAGTGCCAAAAGCCTGCTTGACCGGCATGAGGGGCAGGATGGAGGTGTTGTTACGGCATTGCTGGCTTATGGACTGGAGGAAGGTCTGATTGATTGTGCGGTAGTAACCACCCAGTCAAAGGACCAACCATGGAAACCAGTTGCAATTATTGCTGAGGACCGTGCACAGGTGCTTGAGTCCTCTGGTAGCATGTATTCTCACAGCATGACAATGGAACAATTGATGCAGGCCATTCAGCAAGGTATGCGAAGTATAGCTTTTGTGGGTCCCAGTTGTAATATAGATGCAGTCCACAAAATGCAGCGCAGTCCCTATGGTTTTTTGCATCTGTTCATGAGAGCCAATGTGTTGCGTCTGGGACTATTCTGTATGGATACATTTTCGTACGAAGGCATCAGGGAATTTGTTGAAAACCATGGTATGAGACTTGCGGATATTGAGGCAATGAAGATCCGTAAGGGTAAGTTCGAGTTTGAACAGGCAGGTCAGATAAGCAGGTTTTCTCTGTCCGAATTTGATGAATACAGGTCTTCCTCATGTAAGTTCTGTACCGACATGGCGGCAGAAAATTCCGATATAAGCTTTGGAGGTGTTGGTACGCCGGATGGTTATACCACGGTTCTTGCCAGATCCAGTATTGGTTATGAGATATTCAATGAAGCTGTGGAAAATGGTTTCCTGGAAGCCCGTCCGCTGGAGGATTATGAGATGGATAGGGTGCTCAATCTTGCCAGGATGAAGAAGGTACAGATGTATAGTGTAAATCGCAGGAGTAAAAAGACCTGA
- a CDS encoding radical SAM protein: MDAQTKAELLAAGRVAIDEKLLGQNIVSSAGPGAGKVGFFFNSGGLRVKLGADTKSPLKAIEKDGKICIYKDEKLLACGQIEEELLHCPEQAYINITETCIFDCKFCPVPKLNGRVKSVEKVLDMIEKAHDTGKMKAISITAGVDETVEKEVERAVEVVRKCKRYHVPIGVSVYPTINSNKLLKEAGADEIKYNVETMDRRLYSELCGEQDLDFILDSLSEAVRMFGKNRVCSNFIIGLGENDETVMQGIQELVQRGVVPILRPAASHPLRKGEVNIERPSKERILQLTRFLREELDQAGLDTRLFRTMCLPCTGCDLGPHRDLG; this comes from the coding sequence ATGGATGCCCAGACCAAAGCCGAATTACTGGCAGCAGGAAGAGTGGCAATCGATGAAAAACTACTCGGACAAAACATTGTTTCAAGTGCAGGACCTGGTGCAGGGAAAGTAGGTTTCTTTTTTAATTCCGGAGGGCTCCGGGTAAAGCTTGGAGCAGATACAAAATCCCCTTTAAAAGCGATTGAAAAGGATGGAAAAATCTGTATCTACAAAGATGAGAAACTCCTTGCCTGCGGCCAAATTGAAGAAGAACTGCTCCACTGTCCCGAGCAGGCGTATATCAATATTACCGAGACCTGTATCTTTGACTGTAAATTCTGCCCGGTCCCAAAACTCAATGGCAGGGTCAAATCAGTGGAAAAAGTGCTGGACATGATAGAAAAAGCACATGATACAGGAAAGATGAAAGCCATATCCATCACTGCCGGGGTTGATGAGACAGTTGAAAAGGAAGTTGAAAGAGCTGTTGAGGTTGTCAGGAAGTGCAAAAGGTACCATGTACCCATAGGCGTTTCGGTATATCCCACAATCAATTCCAACAAACTGCTAAAAGAGGCCGGCGCAGATGAGATAAAATATAATGTCGAGACCATGGATCGCCGGCTTTACAGCGAGCTGTGTGGCGAACAGGACCTTGATTTTATACTGGACTCCCTTTCCGAAGCTGTCCGGATGTTTGGCAAGAACAGGGTTTGTTCCAATTTCATAATAGGCCTGGGAGAAAATGATGAGACTGTAATGCAGGGAATACAGGAACTTGTACAAAGAGGTGTGGTTCCTATCCTTAGACCTGCGGCAAGCCATCCCCTGAGAAAGGGAGAGGTTAATATCGAGAGACCTTCAAAGGAACGTATCCTCCAACTCACCCGTTTCCTGAGAGAAGAACTGGATCAGGCCGGACTTGATACAAGGCTTTTCAGAACAATGTGCCTGCCGTGCACAGGTTGTGACCTGGGTCCCCATAGGGACCTGGGATGA
- a CDS encoding restriction endonuclease translates to MWEINQLLSLDPYDFERLAAHLFEKMGYNTRSTQQSRDGGVDIEISIDNFGLSHRWLVQAKRYSGPVGVKEVREYGSLSYREDVDGVIIVTTSSFTGEGRKEGAKHNLKLIEGPLLTEMLNHYCPDEGESFHRKRWGVDVLETGEEVFGRHSATIEGDRIWLVLTKKHIYFEKITATLFSKKKELIRRIDASSIIGLKQATNSLYIVIDEKHPEVLALSIREPKSFAENLELFRPSFLRGETLLKFEKEKKGFLVLTNRRFLMMDKGNIETIRLKDIAGAEIEKQGILHRDKLAILESKESIIRHIYDVENASDWKEAILKGLGKK, encoded by the coding sequence ATGTGGGAAATTAATCAACTGCTCAGTCTTGACCCTTATGATTTCGAAAGGCTGGCAGCTCATCTTTTTGAGAAAATGGGCTATAATACCCGCTCTACACAACAGAGCAGGGACGGGGGCGTAGATATCGAAATATCTATTGACAATTTTGGTCTTTCCCACCGATGGCTTGTCCAGGCCAAACGTTATTCAGGCCCTGTCGGAGTCAAGGAGGTACGTGAATATGGCAGCCTGTCCTACAGGGAAGATGTGGATGGAGTAATTATTGTTACCACTTCCAGTTTTACCGGTGAAGGAAGAAAGGAAGGGGCAAAACACAACCTCAAACTGATAGAAGGCCCACTGCTTACTGAGATGCTTAATCATTATTGTCCCGATGAAGGAGAGAGTTTCCACCGGAAGAGGTGGGGTGTTGACGTGCTTGAAACCGGGGAGGAAGTGTTTGGAAGACATAGCGCAACAATTGAAGGGGACAGGATATGGCTGGTACTCACAAAGAAACATATCTATTTTGAAAAAATAACTGCCACCCTTTTCTCAAAGAAAAAAGAACTTATCAGGAGAATAGATGCAAGTTCTATTATAGGTTTGAAACAGGCTACAAACTCGCTTTATATAGTAATCGATGAGAAACATCCTGAGGTACTGGCCCTTTCGATCAGGGAGCCGAAAAGTTTTGCAGAGAATCTTGAATTGTTTCGTCCTTCTTTTCTGAGGGGTGAAACCCTCCTGAAATTTGAAAAGGAAAAAAAGGGTTTTTTGGTACTTACCAACCGCAGATTCCTCATGATGGATAAAGGCAACATTGAAACTATCAGGTTGAAGGATATTGCAGGGGCAGAGATCGAGAAACAGGGCATTTTACACAGGGATAAACTTGCAATCCTTGAATCAAAGGAAAGTATTATCAGGCACATATATGATGTGGAAAACGCCTCAGACTGGAAAGAGGCAATCCTGAAAGGCCTGGGTAAAAAATGA
- the trxA gene encoding thioredoxin, giving the protein MDELEEIRKRRMEEIRTDLEKANWPAEAMIISDADFEDFVSRYPLVVVDCWAEWCGPCKRVGPIIDSLAGQMQGDVVFGKLDTDQNQLTARKFQITAIPTLLVFKNGQLADRMVGALPKANIQEKLKAFL; this is encoded by the coding sequence ATGGACGAACTCGAAGAAATAAGGAAGAGGAGAATGGAAGAGATAAGGACAGATCTCGAAAAGGCCAACTGGCCTGCAGAAGCCATGATAATATCAGATGCCGATTTTGAAGACTTTGTAAGCCGCTATCCACTTGTTGTAGTGGATTGCTGGGCAGAATGGTGTGGCCCGTGCAAAAGGGTCGGACCAATAATAGATTCCCTTGCCGGGCAGATGCAAGGAGACGTTGTTTTTGGCAAACTTGATACGGACCAGAACCAGCTTACTGCGAGAAAATTCCAGATCACCGCAATCCCAACCCTTCTTGTGTTCAAAAATGGGCAACTTGCAGACCGAATGGTGGGCGCATTGCCAAAAGCAAACATACAGGAAAAACTTAAAGCATTCCTCTAA
- a CDS encoding methanogenesis marker 14 protein — protein MSHKPRMAETPSVRLIDLKSKSKSYFIVASVEVGNTTTKCILTATDLEKGTTYHVVKTVRMTRDVRQPKPGEEVFGKTLTGVELSRESVAELVKNTLLEAVKKANLDIEKDIHFVVRSTGVVAGFDAPEEVGEFIKALADGCLMAGVPPRNMTPPMSQENINPRFQKFSKLNKVIFDGAVASVLPPTGATGVEIVANEMEGELATAGIKEGAKWLDVDFRNPCLSMDFGTTLDGRVISPEEPYAKTIGNFCGYAGAIPDAIIRGTQLVDLELGTALDIFDEKPPGMITMFLKGKKIKEYAAHLLEKISIEKVPENVTRYGSVPVNPAAAAEIGVVLIGCDVGTNGSKMDELTELGAQIYKEEGLKVLFAVIDEVMAGIIYRLVEVAQKEGIVFPETSIGITGRAGISGDKPKLVLEKLETLGLGDKIEEKVVFVDDGLARGAAVMARCMNSLGTPHNPLGGHTGGKCILKDRIKLQSQ, from the coding sequence ATGTCACACAAACCCAGAATGGCCGAAACCCCTTCCGTTAGACTGATAGACCTGAAATCAAAATCAAAATCCTATTTCATAGTGGCCTCTGTAGAAGTGGGCAATACGACCACCAAATGCATCCTGACGGCCACAGATCTTGAAAAGGGTACAACATACCATGTGGTGAAAACCGTAAGGATGACCAGGGATGTAAGACAACCCAAACCTGGAGAAGAAGTATTCGGCAAGACGCTTACAGGAGTGGAATTAAGCCGCGAATCCGTGGCAGAACTTGTCAAGAACACGCTCCTGGAGGCTGTCAAGAAAGCCAACCTCGATATAGAAAAAGATATCCACTTCGTTGTCCGGTCCACCGGCGTGGTGGCCGGATTCGATGCACCGGAAGAAGTGGGCGAATTTATCAAAGCTCTTGCAGACGGCTGCCTTATGGCGGGTGTACCTCCCAGGAATATGACACCTCCGATGTCCCAGGAAAACATAAATCCCAGATTCCAGAAGTTCAGCAAACTCAACAAAGTTATTTTTGATGGTGCAGTTGCCAGTGTCCTTCCTCCAACCGGGGCCACAGGTGTGGAAATAGTGGCCAATGAAATGGAAGGGGAACTTGCAACCGCCGGTATTAAAGAAGGAGCGAAATGGTTGGATGTGGATTTCCGTAATCCCTGTTTATCGATGGATTTTGGAACCACCCTTGATGGACGTGTCATCAGCCCGGAAGAACCATATGCAAAGACCATTGGCAACTTCTGTGGCTATGCCGGAGCCATTCCCGATGCTATAATCCGTGGAACCCAGCTTGTGGACCTGGAACTGGGAACCGCTCTTGATATCTTTGACGAAAAGCCTCCGGGCATGATTACCATGTTCCTGAAGGGTAAGAAAATAAAGGAATATGCAGCACACTTGCTGGAAAAGATATCTATCGAAAAGGTACCTGAAAATGTCACACGTTATGGAAGTGTCCCTGTGAATCCTGCCGCAGCAGCCGAAATTGGAGTCGTGCTCATTGGATGTGATGTGGGTACCAATGGTTCAAAAATGGATGAACTAACAGAGCTGGGTGCGCAGATTTACAAAGAAGAGGGACTCAAGGTTTTGTTCGCAGTAATCGATGAGGTAATGGCAGGTATAATCTACCGCCTTGTGGAAGTGGCACAGAAAGAAGGAATTGTATTTCCTGAAACTTCCATTGGAATCACCGGCAGGGCTGGCATTTCAGGAGACAAGCCCAAACTTGTCCTTGAAAAACTGGAAACACTGGGATTGGGAGATAAAATCGAAGAAAAGGTCGTATTTGTTGATGACGGGCTTGCCAGAGGCGCAGCGGTTATGGCAAGATGTATGAACTCACTTGGAACTCCCCATAATCCCCTGGGCGGCCATACAGGCGGAAAATGCATCCTCAAGGACAGAATCAAATTGCAAAGCCAGTAA
- a CDS encoding DUF166 domain-containing protein yields the protein MTIIGVITRGKYGNRLIETLRQHSDFTVKTASLPARLPDFLDEPEEFVKRLDINPDVFNADTIITYSLHPDITPVIARMAGKAGVSSLIVPGGPSRASPVEMDKISSEYGIYIEVDEICCTLPEKEETAPYSSIFGLPEIEVSTKNGYISDVRVLKGAPCGSTWKMAEKLIGTRIEDAPAKAGLLIQQYPCRAVRGQLGGIHDSAELHKKAMEKALKSLSEE from the coding sequence ATGACGATTATAGGAGTTATTACCAGGGGTAAATATGGCAACCGATTGATAGAAACGCTCCGTCAACATTCGGATTTCACCGTCAAAACCGCCTCTCTACCTGCCAGGTTACCCGATTTTCTGGATGAGCCGGAGGAATTTGTAAAAAGGCTGGATATCAATCCGGATGTATTCAATGCAGACACCATAATAACTTACTCTCTGCATCCTGATATTACCCCTGTGATTGCCCGCATGGCCGGGAAGGCTGGTGTGTCTTCCTTGATCGTACCTGGAGGCCCGTCCAGGGCCTCACCTGTAGAGATGGATAAAATATCTTCGGAATATGGTATTTATATCGAGGTGGATGAGATATGCTGTACTCTTCCGGAAAAGGAGGAAACAGCACCATATTCCAGCATATTCGGTCTTCCGGAAATTGAAGTCTCTACCAAAAACGGATATATATCTGATGTCAGGGTCCTGAAAGGTGCACCATGTGGCAGCACATGGAAAATGGCGGAAAAACTGATCGGTACAAGGATAGAAGATGCCCCTGCAAAGGCAGGTTTGTTAATCCAGCAGTATCCCTGCAGGGCTGTCAGAGGGCAGCTGGGGGGAATACACGATTCGGCGGAGTTACATAAAAAAGCAATGGAGAAGGCTCTAAAATCCCTCTCAGAAGAATAA
- the tmk gene encoding dTMP kinase, with the protein MKGKLVTLEGIDGSGKTTIMEYLEQNPIYSDIIFTREPTKDWIGQAVIRAIHSDVDPLAELLLFTADHAEHIRNTIIPAVQAGRVIISDRYSDSRIAYQSSTLKDRFDDPVEWIKQLHRGWSVVPDLTLLLDIDPEIAVSRCNSRDAQTKFEKVDFLSQVRNVFLQLAEENPQRFVIIDASQGLEKVKKEVDKAINGLG; encoded by the coding sequence ATGAAAGGAAAACTTGTCACCCTTGAAGGCATCGATGGCTCGGGCAAAACCACAATAATGGAATATCTGGAACAAAACCCCATTTATTCGGATATTATTTTTACACGCGAACCTACAAAGGACTGGATCGGCCAGGCTGTGATACGGGCAATCCATTCGGACGTTGATCCCCTTGCAGAGCTCTTACTGTTCACAGCCGATCATGCAGAACACATCCGAAATACAATCATTCCTGCAGTGCAAGCCGGCAGAGTGATAATTTCAGACAGGTACTCAGACAGCAGAATTGCCTATCAGTCATCTACCCTTAAGGACAGGTTCGATGATCCGGTGGAGTGGATCAAGCAGCTGCACAGGGGATGGAGCGTTGTGCCGGACCTTACTTTACTGCTTGATATCGATCCTGAAATCGCCGTTTCAAGATGTAACAGCCGTGATGCACAGACCAAGTTTGAAAAGGTGGATTTCCTTTCGCAGGTTCGCAACGTATTCCTGCAACTTGCAGAAGAAAATCCTCAACGATTTGTAATCATCGACGCATCACAGGGTCTGGAAAAAGTGAAAAAGGAAGTAGATAAGGCCATCAACGGACTTGGATGA
- a CDS encoding HisA/HisF-related TIM barrel protein encodes MLDIYNGIAVHARGGDRKKYQAVHLSSQVCETSSPCGIIETLNPREVYIADLNILQGEGEDKENIGELESLSSRSDVMLDAGVGRQEDADKWLRIANTLVLGTETASMDVIRNLAARYPGRISVSIDRKNGKLLSKSSDIPENPDQAIEIFNELPLKDIIYLDLDRVGTSSGMDIEMLSRIAKISYHPLLLGGGVRDMADIAELEKAGISGALVATAVHKQVIPVEQLR; translated from the coding sequence GTGTTAGATATATATAATGGTATTGCAGTCCACGCCCGGGGAGGTGACCGGAAAAAATATCAGGCGGTCCATCTGTCCAGTCAGGTATGTGAAACCTCCAGTCCCTGTGGTATAATTGAAACTCTCAATCCGCGGGAAGTCTATATTGCTGACCTCAATATCCTGCAGGGGGAAGGGGAAGATAAAGAGAATATTGGTGAATTGGAATCCCTTTCATCAAGATCTGATGTCATGTTGGACGCTGGTGTAGGCAGGCAGGAGGATGCGGATAAATGGCTGCGAATTGCCAACACTCTGGTTCTGGGCACTGAAACGGCTTCAATGGATGTGATCAGGAATCTGGCAGCCAGATACCCGGGCCGCATAAGTGTGAGCATAGATCGCAAAAATGGTAAATTGTTGTCAAAATCATCGGATATTCCTGAAAACCCTGATCAAGCAATAGAAATATTCAATGAACTGCCCCTGAAAGATATAATTTATCTTGACCTGGACCGGGTCGGCACTTCTTCAGGGATGGATATTGAAATGCTTTCCCGTATTGCAAAAATATCATACCATCCTCTTCTGCTGGGGGGAGGTGTGCGGGATATGGCGGATATTGCAGAACTTGAAAAGGCCGGGATTTCAGGTGCACTTGTCGCAACGGCAGTGCACAAGCAAGTTATACCAGTAGAACAACTACGATAA
- a CDS encoding (5-formylfuran-3-yl)methyl phosphate synthase → MKLLVSPINNEEAISALKGGADIIDVKNPKEGSLGANFPGVIKAVKDAVGGQKPISAALGDFNYKPGTAALAAYGAAAAGADYVKIGLYDIQTEEQAYEMLAGITEAVRTMDNVPKVVACAYSDYARINSIDPALLPAIGAKAGVDLVMVDTGVKDGRSTFEFLNEAHLKDFVEKAHANGLETALAGSIKFDDIEAIKDIKPDILGVRGIVCGGDRSTSIKQELVEQLRARLS, encoded by the coding sequence ATGAAACTGCTGGTTAGTCCTATTAATAACGAAGAAGCAATTTCCGCCCTAAAAGGCGGTGCAGATATAATCGATGTCAAAAATCCAAAGGAAGGATCGCTTGGTGCCAATTTTCCGGGAGTGATCAAGGCAGTAAAGGACGCTGTGGGGGGCCAGAAGCCCATAAGTGCAGCTCTTGGGGATTTTAACTACAAACCCGGTACCGCTGCCCTTGCTGCCTATGGTGCAGCAGCTGCAGGTGCGGATTATGTCAAAATCGGCCTGTATGATATCCAGACAGAGGAACAGGCCTATGAGATGCTTGCCGGAATCACCGAAGCTGTCAGGACAATGGACAATGTCCCGAAAGTAGTCGCATGTGCGTATTCCGATTATGCGAGGATCAATTCAATCGACCCGGCCCTCTTACCGGCAATTGGTGCAAAAGCAGGAGTTGACCTGGTCATGGTTGATACCGGGGTAAAGGACGGACGTTCCACATTCGAGTTCCTCAATGAAGCACATCTTAAGGATTTCGTTGAAAAAGCACATGCAAACGGCCTGGAAACTGCTCTGGCAGGCAGTATCAAATTCGATGATATCGAAGCAATAAAGGACATCAAGCCGGATATCCTGGGTGTCAGGGGTATCGTCTGTGGCGGGGATCGCAGTACATCCATCAAACAGGAACTTGTAGAACAGCTCCGCGCCCGCCTTAGCTAA
- a CDS encoding RNA ligase partner protein, with product MLRQRFIMDTTGLTDIQARQSLGQDTICAGMKEILGLIADARLHLQISCYVPFPSVYNELQEFANNNNCDPEVVAKIDTWLVKKTPDRYEVQIPSRIFHEYVSYMRERINKGMNVAEEAIREASRECLIQNSQAETKQMVERDIDREVVGSVVNKFRNKYRSALRYGILDSAPDIDVLLLAKELDAAVVAKDYGIQKWAEQLGVRFVPAETFPRMLQEYLRHTSR from the coding sequence ATGTTGAGACAGAGGTTTATAATGGATACCACCGGGCTTACCGATATTCAGGCCCGCCAGTCACTGGGACAGGACACCATCTGCGCAGGTATGAAAGAAATTCTGGGCCTGATAGCCGATGCCCGGCTGCATCTGCAGATCAGCTGCTATGTCCCCTTCCCTTCTGTGTACAATGAACTTCAGGAATTTGCAAATAACAATAACTGTGACCCTGAAGTAGTGGCAAAGATCGATACCTGGCTTGTCAAGAAAACCCCTGACAGGTATGAGGTACAGATCCCCTCCCGTATCTTCCATGAATATGTATCCTACATGAGGGAGAGGATCAACAAAGGCATGAATGTGGCAGAAGAAGCAATACGTGAGGCTTCCCGCGAATGTCTTATCCAGAATTCACAGGCAGAAACCAAACAAATGGTGGAAAGGGATATCGATCGCGAAGTAGTGGGTTCCGTTGTGAACAAATTCCGCAACAAATACCGTTCAGCCCTGCGTTACGGAATACTGGATAGTGCACCTGATATCGATGTGCTACTGCTGGCAAAAGAACTTGATGCAGCCGTGGTTGCCAAGGACTACGGGATTCAGAAATGGGCCGAACAACTGGGTGTGAGGTTTGTCCCTGCCGAAACATTTCCCCGGATGTTGCAGGAATATCTCAGACATACATCCCGTTAA